The Thermanaerothrix sp. genome includes a region encoding these proteins:
- a CDS encoding HD domain-containing protein: MKALCPAFTPLDTVPPVNPGVLDLLDSGTRAHSLRVMSLSLLLGEALGVRGDDLRLLGLSALLHDLGKVKVPDWVLNKNGPLSPVERSMIQVHPSAGAAILRAEGFCEAVVLGVLHHHERFDGRGYPEGLKGEEIPLFARIIGVADAFEAMTSHRPYRAAMGRREAVEEILHHRMDQFDPMVADVFAGVLGFAHLSDLCFDELPDSPNLPHGDLMHSVRTAEVH, translated from the coding sequence TTGAAGGCGTTGTGCCCGGCGTTTACCCCTTTAGATACGGTCCCACCCGTGAACCCCGGGGTTCTGGATCTCCTGGACTCCGGCACCAGGGCCCACTCCTTGCGGGTCATGTCCCTCTCGCTCTTGCTGGGGGAGGCCCTGGGGGTGCGCGGCGATGACCTGAGGTTGCTGGGCCTTTCCGCCCTGCTGCACGACCTAGGTAAGGTTAAGGTGCCGGACTGGGTGCTGAACAAGAATGGCCCCTTAAGCCCGGTGGAGAGGTCCATGATACAGGTCCATCCCTCCGCCGGGGCCGCCATCCTGCGGGCCGAGGGTTTTTGCGAGGCGGTGGTGCTGGGGGTCTTGCACCACCACGAGCGCTTCGACGGGCGGGGATATCCGGAGGGCCTTAAGGGTGAGGAGATACCGCTTTTCGCCAGGATCATAGGGGTGGCGGACGCCTTCGAGGCCATGACGTCCCACCGGCCCTACCGGGCCGCCATGGGCCGTCGGGAGGCGGTGGAGGAGATCCTCCACCACCGGATGGATCAGTTTGATCCTATGGTGGCGGACGTCTTCGCCGGGGTCCTGGGCTTTGCCCATCTTTCGGATCTGTGCTTTGACGAGCTGCCGGACTCCCCGAACCTGCCCCACGGGGACCTCATGCACTCCGTAAGGACGGCGGAGGTCCATTGA